A window of Ranitomeya variabilis isolate aRanVar5 chromosome 2, aRanVar5.hap1, whole genome shotgun sequence contains these coding sequences:
- the CELF1 gene encoding CUGBP Elav-like family member 1 isoform X15, protein MNGTMDHPDHPDPDSIKMFVGQVPRSWSEKELRELFEQYGAVYEINILRDRSQNPPQSKGCCFITYYTRKAALEAQNALHNMKILPGMHHPIQMKPADSEKNNAVEDRKLFIGMVSKKCNENDIRVMFSQFGQIEECRILRGPDGLSRGCAFITFTTRSMAQNSIRAMHQAQTMEGCSSPIVVKFADTQKDKEQKRMAQQLQQQMQQINAASVWGNLAGLNSLAPQYLALLQQTASSSNLNSLSGLHPMGGEYSMGRTSGLSTMQIQNLAALAAAASVTQTPSAGSALAASSSPLSVLTSSGSSPSSNNSSSVNPMASLGALQTLAGASGLNVGSLADTRQIPELNLDTFFPIGMAALNGGLGSSGLSNGTGSTMEALSQAYSGIQQYAAAALPSLYNQSLLSQPGLGAAGSQKEGPEGANLFIYHLPQEFGDQDILQMFMPFGNIVSAKVFIDKQTNLSKCFGFVSYDNPVSAQAAIQSMNGFQIGMKRLKVQLKRSKNDSKPY, encoded by the exons ATGAACGGCACCATGGACCATCCAGACCATCCGGATCCAGATTCCATTAAGATGTTTGTGGGACAGGTTCCCCGCAGCTGGTCGGAGAAGGAGTTGAGGGAGCTGTTCGAGCAGTACGGTGCCGTGTATGAAATCAACATCCTGCGGGACCGGAGCCAGAACCCTCCGCAGAGTAAAG GATGTTGTTTTATCACTTACTATACACGTAAGGCTGCATTAGAAGCACAGAACGCTTTGCACAATATGAAGATTCTTCCCGGG ATGCATCATCCGATACAGATGAAACCAGCCGACAGTGAGAAGAATAATG CTGTTGAAGACAGAAAGTTGTTTATCGGCATGGTGTCCAAGAAGTGTAACGAAAACGACATCCGGGTCATGTTCTCTCAGTTTGGGCAGATCGAGGAGTGCAGAATCCTGCGGGGACCGGATGGGTTAAGCAGAG GTTGTGCGTTCATCACATTTACAACCAGATCTATGGCACAGAATTCAATCAGAGCCATGCACCAAGCACAAACCATGGAG GGTTGCTCATCTCCAATTGTTGTGAAGTTTGCAGACACCCAGAAAGACAAAGAACAGAAACGAATGGCACAACAGCTCCAACAACAGATGCAGCAAATTAACGCGGCCTCTGTGTGGGGGAACCTGGCCGGACTGAACAGTCTGGCCCCACAATACTTAGCA CTCCTCCagcagacagcctcctccagcaaCCTCAACTCCCTAAGTGGCCTCCATCCCATGGGAGGTGAGTACTCCATGGGGAGGACATCAG GACTCAGTACCATGCAGATACAGAACTTGGCAGCTTTAGCAGCAGCTGCCAGCGTTACACAGACCCCAAGTGCAGGCTCGGCACTCGCTGCATCCAGCAGTCCCCTCAGCGTCTTGACCAGTTCTG GTTCGTCCCCCAGTTCCAATAACAGTTCATCAGTGAACCCCATGGCGTCTCTCGGAGCTCTGCAGACCTTGGCCGGTGCCTCAGGTCTCAACGTTGGTTCTCTAGCAG ATACGAGACAGATTCCGGAGCTCAATTTGGACACTTTCTTTCCGATAGGTATGGCGGCTTTAAATGGCGGTCTAGGCAGCAGTGGTCTCTCAAATGGCACTggcagcacaatggaggcactgagCCAGGCTTACTCTGGCATCCAGCAATACGCAGCCGCGGCATTGCCCTCCCTCTACAACCAGAGCCTGTTATCACAGCCGGGCCTGGGCGCTGCAGGCAGTCAGAAGGAAG GCCCAGAGGGCGCAAACCTCTTCATATACCACTTGCCCCAGGAGTTCGGGGACCAGGACATCCTGCAGATGTTCATGCCATTCGGAAATATTGTGTCTGCCAAAGTTTTCATTGATAAACAGACGAACCTCAGCAAATGTTTTG GTTTCGTAAGCTACGACAATCCAGTTTCGGCTCAGGCTGCGATCCAGTCCATGAACGGCTTTCAGATTGGAATGAAACGTCTGAAAGTTCAACTTAAGCGCTCCAAGAACGACAGCAAACCCTACTGA
- the CELF1 gene encoding CUGBP Elav-like family member 1 isoform X32 — MNGTMDHPDHPDPDSIKMFVGQVPRSWSEKELRELFEQYGAVYEINILRDRSQNPPQSKGCCFITYYTRKAALEAQNALHNMKILPGMHHPIQMKPADSEKNNAVEDRKLFIGMVSKKCNENDIRVMFSQFGQIEECRILRGPDGLSRGCAFITFTTRSMAQNSIRAMHQAQTMEGCSSPIVVKFADTQKDKEQKRMAQQLQQQMQQINAASVWGNLAGLNSLAPQYLALLQQTASSSNLNSLSGLHPMGGEYSMGRTSGSSPSSNNSSSVNPMASLGALQTLAGASGLNVGSLADTRQIPELNLDTFFPIGMAALNGGLGSSGLSNGTGSTMEALSQAYSGIQQYAAAALPSLYNQSLLSQPGLGAAGSQKEGPEGANLFIYHLPQEFGDQDILQMFMPFGNIVSAKVFIDKQTNLSKCFGFVSYDNPVSAQAAIQSMNGFQIGMKRLKVQLKRSKNDSKPY; from the exons ATGAACGGCACCATGGACCATCCAGACCATCCGGATCCAGATTCCATTAAGATGTTTGTGGGACAGGTTCCCCGCAGCTGGTCGGAGAAGGAGTTGAGGGAGCTGTTCGAGCAGTACGGTGCCGTGTATGAAATCAACATCCTGCGGGACCGGAGCCAGAACCCTCCGCAGAGTAAAG GATGTTGTTTTATCACTTACTATACACGTAAGGCTGCATTAGAAGCACAGAACGCTTTGCACAATATGAAGATTCTTCCCGGG ATGCATCATCCGATACAGATGAAACCAGCCGACAGTGAGAAGAATAATG CTGTTGAAGACAGAAAGTTGTTTATCGGCATGGTGTCCAAGAAGTGTAACGAAAACGACATCCGGGTCATGTTCTCTCAGTTTGGGCAGATCGAGGAGTGCAGAATCCTGCGGGGACCGGATGGGTTAAGCAGAG GTTGTGCGTTCATCACATTTACAACCAGATCTATGGCACAGAATTCAATCAGAGCCATGCACCAAGCACAAACCATGGAG GGTTGCTCATCTCCAATTGTTGTGAAGTTTGCAGACACCCAGAAAGACAAAGAACAGAAACGAATGGCACAACAGCTCCAACAACAGATGCAGCAAATTAACGCGGCCTCTGTGTGGGGGAACCTGGCCGGACTGAACAGTCTGGCCCCACAATACTTAGCA CTCCTCCagcagacagcctcctccagcaaCCTCAACTCCCTAAGTGGCCTCCATCCCATGGGAGGTGAGTACTCCATGGGGAGGACATCAG GTTCGTCCCCCAGTTCCAATAACAGTTCATCAGTGAACCCCATGGCGTCTCTCGGAGCTCTGCAGACCTTGGCCGGTGCCTCAGGTCTCAACGTTGGTTCTCTAGCAG ATACGAGACAGATTCCGGAGCTCAATTTGGACACTTTCTTTCCGATAGGTATGGCGGCTTTAAATGGCGGTCTAGGCAGCAGTGGTCTCTCAAATGGCACTggcagcacaatggaggcactgagCCAGGCTTACTCTGGCATCCAGCAATACGCAGCCGCGGCATTGCCCTCCCTCTACAACCAGAGCCTGTTATCACAGCCGGGCCTGGGCGCTGCAGGCAGTCAGAAGGAAG GCCCAGAGGGCGCAAACCTCTTCATATACCACTTGCCCCAGGAGTTCGGGGACCAGGACATCCTGCAGATGTTCATGCCATTCGGAAATATTGTGTCTGCCAAAGTTTTCATTGATAAACAGACGAACCTCAGCAAATGTTTTG GTTTCGTAAGCTACGACAATCCAGTTTCGGCTCAGGCTGCGATCCAGTCCATGAACGGCTTTCAGATTGGAATGAAACGTCTGAAAGTTCAACTTAAGCGCTCCAAGAACGACAGCAAACCCTACTGA
- the CELF1 gene encoding CUGBP Elav-like family member 1 isoform X26 → MNGTMDHPDHPDPDSIKMFVGQVPRSWSEKELRELFEQYGAVYEINILRDRSQNPPQSKGCCFITYYTRKAALEAQNALHNMKILPGMHHPIQMKPADSEKNNAVEDRKLFIGMVSKKCNENDIRVMFSQFGQIEECRILRGPDGLSRGCAFITFTTRSMAQNSIRAMHQAQTMEGCSSPIVVKFADTQKDKEQKRMAQQLQQQMQQINAASVWGNLAGLNSLAPQYLALLQQTASSSNLNSLSGLHPMGGLSTMQIQNLAALAAAASVTQTPSAGSALAASSSPLSVLTSSGSSPSSNNSSSVNPMASLGALQTLAGASGLNVGSLAGMAALNGGLGSSGLSNGTGSTMEALSQAYSGIQQYAAAALPSLYNQSLLSQPGLGAAGSQKEGMLSGPEGANLFIYHLPQEFGDQDILQMFMPFGNIVSAKVFIDKQTNLSKCFGFVSYDNPVSAQAAIQSMNGFQIGMKRLKVQLKRSKNDSKPY, encoded by the exons ATGAACGGCACCATGGACCATCCAGACCATCCGGATCCAGATTCCATTAAGATGTTTGTGGGACAGGTTCCCCGCAGCTGGTCGGAGAAGGAGTTGAGGGAGCTGTTCGAGCAGTACGGTGCCGTGTATGAAATCAACATCCTGCGGGACCGGAGCCAGAACCCTCCGCAGAGTAAAG GATGTTGTTTTATCACTTACTATACACGTAAGGCTGCATTAGAAGCACAGAACGCTTTGCACAATATGAAGATTCTTCCCGGG ATGCATCATCCGATACAGATGAAACCAGCCGACAGTGAGAAGAATAATG CTGTTGAAGACAGAAAGTTGTTTATCGGCATGGTGTCCAAGAAGTGTAACGAAAACGACATCCGGGTCATGTTCTCTCAGTTTGGGCAGATCGAGGAGTGCAGAATCCTGCGGGGACCGGATGGGTTAAGCAGAG GTTGTGCGTTCATCACATTTACAACCAGATCTATGGCACAGAATTCAATCAGAGCCATGCACCAAGCACAAACCATGGAG GGTTGCTCATCTCCAATTGTTGTGAAGTTTGCAGACACCCAGAAAGACAAAGAACAGAAACGAATGGCACAACAGCTCCAACAACAGATGCAGCAAATTAACGCGGCCTCTGTGTGGGGGAACCTGGCCGGACTGAACAGTCTGGCCCCACAATACTTAGCA CTCCTCCagcagacagcctcctccagcaaCCTCAACTCCCTAAGTGGCCTCCATCCCATGGGAG GACTCAGTACCATGCAGATACAGAACTTGGCAGCTTTAGCAGCAGCTGCCAGCGTTACACAGACCCCAAGTGCAGGCTCGGCACTCGCTGCATCCAGCAGTCCCCTCAGCGTCTTGACCAGTTCTG GTTCGTCCCCCAGTTCCAATAACAGTTCATCAGTGAACCCCATGGCGTCTCTCGGAGCTCTGCAGACCTTGGCCGGTGCCTCAGGTCTCAACGTTGGTTCTCTAGCAG GTATGGCGGCTTTAAATGGCGGTCTAGGCAGCAGTGGTCTCTCAAATGGCACTggcagcacaatggaggcactgagCCAGGCTTACTCTGGCATCCAGCAATACGCAGCCGCGGCATTGCCCTCCCTCTACAACCAGAGCCTGTTATCACAGCCGGGCCTGGGCGCTGCAGGCAGTCAGAAGGAAGGTATGTTATCAG GCCCAGAGGGCGCAAACCTCTTCATATACCACTTGCCCCAGGAGTTCGGGGACCAGGACATCCTGCAGATGTTCATGCCATTCGGAAATATTGTGTCTGCCAAAGTTTTCATTGATAAACAGACGAACCTCAGCAAATGTTTTG GTTTCGTAAGCTACGACAATCCAGTTTCGGCTCAGGCTGCGATCCAGTCCATGAACGGCTTTCAGATTGGAATGAAACGTCTGAAAGTTCAACTTAAGCGCTCCAAGAACGACAGCAAACCCTACTGA
- the CELF1 gene encoding CUGBP Elav-like family member 1 isoform X38 yields the protein MNGTMDHPDHPDPDSIKMFVGQVPRSWSEKELRELFEQYGAVYEINILRDRSQNPPQSKGCCFITYYTRKAALEAQNALHNMKILPGMHHPIQMKPADSEKNNAVEDRKLFIGMVSKKCNENDIRVMFSQFGQIEECRILRGPDGLSRGCAFITFTTRSMAQNSIRAMHQAQTMEGCSSPIVVKFADTQKDKEQKRMAQQLQQQMQQINAASVWGNLAGLNSLAPQYLALLQQTASSSNLNSLSGLHPMGGSSPSSNNSSSVNPMASLGALQTLAGASGLNVGSLAGMAALNGGLGSSGLSNGTGSTMEALSQAYSGIQQYAAAALPSLYNQSLLSQPGLGAAGSQKEGPEGANLFIYHLPQEFGDQDILQMFMPFGNIVSAKVFIDKQTNLSKCFGFVSYDNPVSAQAAIQSMNGFQIGMKRLKVQLKRSKNDSKPY from the exons ATGAACGGCACCATGGACCATCCAGACCATCCGGATCCAGATTCCATTAAGATGTTTGTGGGACAGGTTCCCCGCAGCTGGTCGGAGAAGGAGTTGAGGGAGCTGTTCGAGCAGTACGGTGCCGTGTATGAAATCAACATCCTGCGGGACCGGAGCCAGAACCCTCCGCAGAGTAAAG GATGTTGTTTTATCACTTACTATACACGTAAGGCTGCATTAGAAGCACAGAACGCTTTGCACAATATGAAGATTCTTCCCGGG ATGCATCATCCGATACAGATGAAACCAGCCGACAGTGAGAAGAATAATG CTGTTGAAGACAGAAAGTTGTTTATCGGCATGGTGTCCAAGAAGTGTAACGAAAACGACATCCGGGTCATGTTCTCTCAGTTTGGGCAGATCGAGGAGTGCAGAATCCTGCGGGGACCGGATGGGTTAAGCAGAG GTTGTGCGTTCATCACATTTACAACCAGATCTATGGCACAGAATTCAATCAGAGCCATGCACCAAGCACAAACCATGGAG GGTTGCTCATCTCCAATTGTTGTGAAGTTTGCAGACACCCAGAAAGACAAAGAACAGAAACGAATGGCACAACAGCTCCAACAACAGATGCAGCAAATTAACGCGGCCTCTGTGTGGGGGAACCTGGCCGGACTGAACAGTCTGGCCCCACAATACTTAGCA CTCCTCCagcagacagcctcctccagcaaCCTCAACTCCCTAAGTGGCCTCCATCCCATGGGAG GTTCGTCCCCCAGTTCCAATAACAGTTCATCAGTGAACCCCATGGCGTCTCTCGGAGCTCTGCAGACCTTGGCCGGTGCCTCAGGTCTCAACGTTGGTTCTCTAGCAG GTATGGCGGCTTTAAATGGCGGTCTAGGCAGCAGTGGTCTCTCAAATGGCACTggcagcacaatggaggcactgagCCAGGCTTACTCTGGCATCCAGCAATACGCAGCCGCGGCATTGCCCTCCCTCTACAACCAGAGCCTGTTATCACAGCCGGGCCTGGGCGCTGCAGGCAGTCAGAAGGAAG GCCCAGAGGGCGCAAACCTCTTCATATACCACTTGCCCCAGGAGTTCGGGGACCAGGACATCCTGCAGATGTTCATGCCATTCGGAAATATTGTGTCTGCCAAAGTTTTCATTGATAAACAGACGAACCTCAGCAAATGTTTTG GTTTCGTAAGCTACGACAATCCAGTTTCGGCTCAGGCTGCGATCCAGTCCATGAACGGCTTTCAGATTGGAATGAAACGTCTGAAAGTTCAACTTAAGCGCTCCAAGAACGACAGCAAACCCTACTGA
- the CELF1 gene encoding CUGBP Elav-like family member 1 isoform X22: MNGTMDHPDHPDPDSIKMFVGQVPRSWSEKELRELFEQYGAVYEINILRDRSQNPPQSKGCCFITYYTRKAALEAQNALHNMKILPGMHHPIQMKPADSEKNNAVEDRKLFIGMVSKKCNENDIRVMFSQFGQIEECRILRGPDGLSRGCAFITFTTRSMAQNSIRAMHQAQTMEGCSSPIVVKFADTQKDKEQKRMAQQLQQQMQQINAASVWGNLAGLNSLAPQYLALLQQTASSSNLNSLSGLHPMGGEYSMGRTSGLSTMQIQNLAALAAAASVTQTPSAGSALAASSSPLSVLTSSGSSPSSNNSSSVNPMASLGALQTLAGASGLNVGSLAGMAALNGGLGSSGLSNGTGSTMEALSQAYSGIQQYAAAALPSLYNQSLLSQPGLGAAGSQKEGPEGANLFIYHLPQEFGDQDILQMFMPFGNIVSAKVFIDKQTNLSKCFGFVSYDNPVSAQAAIQSMNGFQIGMKRLKVQLKRSKNDSKPY; this comes from the exons ATGAACGGCACCATGGACCATCCAGACCATCCGGATCCAGATTCCATTAAGATGTTTGTGGGACAGGTTCCCCGCAGCTGGTCGGAGAAGGAGTTGAGGGAGCTGTTCGAGCAGTACGGTGCCGTGTATGAAATCAACATCCTGCGGGACCGGAGCCAGAACCCTCCGCAGAGTAAAG GATGTTGTTTTATCACTTACTATACACGTAAGGCTGCATTAGAAGCACAGAACGCTTTGCACAATATGAAGATTCTTCCCGGG ATGCATCATCCGATACAGATGAAACCAGCCGACAGTGAGAAGAATAATG CTGTTGAAGACAGAAAGTTGTTTATCGGCATGGTGTCCAAGAAGTGTAACGAAAACGACATCCGGGTCATGTTCTCTCAGTTTGGGCAGATCGAGGAGTGCAGAATCCTGCGGGGACCGGATGGGTTAAGCAGAG GTTGTGCGTTCATCACATTTACAACCAGATCTATGGCACAGAATTCAATCAGAGCCATGCACCAAGCACAAACCATGGAG GGTTGCTCATCTCCAATTGTTGTGAAGTTTGCAGACACCCAGAAAGACAAAGAACAGAAACGAATGGCACAACAGCTCCAACAACAGATGCAGCAAATTAACGCGGCCTCTGTGTGGGGGAACCTGGCCGGACTGAACAGTCTGGCCCCACAATACTTAGCA CTCCTCCagcagacagcctcctccagcaaCCTCAACTCCCTAAGTGGCCTCCATCCCATGGGAGGTGAGTACTCCATGGGGAGGACATCAG GACTCAGTACCATGCAGATACAGAACTTGGCAGCTTTAGCAGCAGCTGCCAGCGTTACACAGACCCCAAGTGCAGGCTCGGCACTCGCTGCATCCAGCAGTCCCCTCAGCGTCTTGACCAGTTCTG GTTCGTCCCCCAGTTCCAATAACAGTTCATCAGTGAACCCCATGGCGTCTCTCGGAGCTCTGCAGACCTTGGCCGGTGCCTCAGGTCTCAACGTTGGTTCTCTAGCAG GTATGGCGGCTTTAAATGGCGGTCTAGGCAGCAGTGGTCTCTCAAATGGCACTggcagcacaatggaggcactgagCCAGGCTTACTCTGGCATCCAGCAATACGCAGCCGCGGCATTGCCCTCCCTCTACAACCAGAGCCTGTTATCACAGCCGGGCCTGGGCGCTGCAGGCAGTCAGAAGGAAG GCCCAGAGGGCGCAAACCTCTTCATATACCACTTGCCCCAGGAGTTCGGGGACCAGGACATCCTGCAGATGTTCATGCCATTCGGAAATATTGTGTCTGCCAAAGTTTTCATTGATAAACAGACGAACCTCAGCAAATGTTTTG GTTTCGTAAGCTACGACAATCCAGTTTCGGCTCAGGCTGCGATCCAGTCCATGAACGGCTTTCAGATTGGAATGAAACGTCTGAAAGTTCAACTTAAGCGCTCCAAGAACGACAGCAAACCCTACTGA